One segment of Babylonia areolata isolate BAREFJ2019XMU chromosome 24, ASM4173473v1, whole genome shotgun sequence DNA contains the following:
- the LOC143299138 gene encoding neutral amino acid uniporter 4-like, with protein sequence MTVSDVRAVMTLLKGNMGTGILAMPYAMYCAGLVVGPLLTFLMGCIALLCMHFLARSARAQRERAKAEGEEDVVMNYSNLTYWALRTYHPALRGWPAKWGRFFVNALLMMSQLGFCSVYIVFIAANIRDFSVDSSWTFVLMGSPDNSDPVRSNYNSNHYDRLLLQAVVVQTSVDFPMWKYQLMVAAPLLIYSQFRGLDKMSPCSAIANILNVIGLSLIFVNIFSSPLPDVSSLPPFAGWSRMPAFFGTIVFSFEGISLVLPVERQVKDKQLYSAPCGVLTLSLTVVVTLYTAMGFFGYLAFGDNTLASITLNLPSSPWYYYSVKPIFAAVMFLSFHLQLFVPVDLVMKWLKDRNGWHGDDCTRTRHKAEALVRLLFFILTVIMSIAVPKLDLLISFIGAVASSFLALILPALIYLLTRLTQPPPHQPPHKALIAFLILIMVVGLLGFVVGTYTSMSDIVKTVS encoded by the exons ATGACTGTCAGTGACGTGAGGGCCGTGATGACGCTGTTGAAGGGCAACATGGGCACGGGGATCCTGGCCATGCCTTATGCCATGTACTGTGCTGGACTGGTG gtgGGCCCACTGCTGACGTTCCTAATGGGGTGCATCGCTTTGTTGTGCATGCACTTCTTGGCGCGGTCCGCACGTGCACAACGTGAAAG AGCAAAGGCGGAGGGGGAAGAGGATGTGGTGATGAACTACTCCAACTTGACCTACTGGGCCCTGAGGACCTATCACCCTGCCCTCAGGGGATGGCCCGCCAAGTGGGGACG ATTCTTCGTGAACGCGCTGTTGATGATGTCCCAGTTGGGATTCTGCAGCGTGTATATAGTGTTTATTGCGGCCAACATCAGAGAC ttttcTGTTGACAGCAGTTGGACATTTGTGTTGATGGGTAGTCCTGATAATTCTGACCCTGTGCGTTCGAACTACAACAGTAATCATTATGATAGATTGTTGTTGCAGGCAGTGGTAGTGCAGACATCTGTGGACTTTCCTATGTGGAAATACCAGCTGATGGTGGCCGCACCTCTGCTGATCTACAGCCAGTTCAGGGGTCTGGACAAAATGTCGCCCTGCTCCGCCATCGCCAACATCCTGAATGTCATTG GCCTGTCCCTGATATTCGTGAACATCTTTAGCAGTCCCCTGCCAGATGTCAGCAGCCTGCCGCCCTTTGCAGGATGGTCCAGGATGCCAGCCTTTTTCGGCACCATCGTCTTCTCCTTTGAGGGCATCAGTCTG GTGCTGCCCGTCGAGCGACAGGTCAAGGACAAACAGCTGTACTCTGCCCCCTGCGGCGTGCTGACCCTCAGCCTGACCGTCGTGGTCACTCTCTACACCGCCATGGGATTCTTCGGCTACCTGGCCTTTGGAGACAACACTTTGGCCAGCATCACTCTCAACCTGCCTTCCAGCCCCTG GTACTACTACTCCGTCAAGCCCATCTTCGCCGCCGTCATGTTCCTGTCCTTCCACCTGCAGCTGTTCGTGCCGGTCGATCTGGTGATGAAGTGGCTCAAGGACCGCAACGGCTGGCACGGGGACGACTGCACCCGTACCCGGCACAAGGCGGAGGCTCTGGTCAGACTGCTCTTCTTCATCCTCACTG tGATCATGTCCATCGCTGTGCCCAAACTGGACCTCCTCATCTCCTTCATCGGAGCCGTGGCCAGCTCCTTCCTCGCCCTCATCCTGCCCGCCCTCATCTACCTCCTCACCCGACTCACCCAGCCCCCGCCTCACCAGCCCCCTCACAAAGCCCTCATCgccttcctcatcctcatcatggTCGTGGGCTTACTGGGCTTCGTCGTCGGCACTTACACGTCCATGTCCGACATTGTGAAGACTGTGTCGTga